In Nicotiana tabacum cultivar K326 chromosome 19, ASM71507v2, whole genome shotgun sequence, one DNA window encodes the following:
- the LOC107777445 gene encoding uncharacterized protein LOC107777445, producing MLDAAVSLFEEICNKKAFLWTYNSLIDGLCKFGKWEKVRPLFFEMVNLNIYPNVRTLAIVTDGLCKEGKVEDADEVMRHMIEKGLEPNVVTYNVIIDGYCLPSQMDRARRLFDSMIDKIIEPTIISYNILINGYCKKKKLDEAMHLFRVICRNGPKPNIVTYSTILQGLFEVGRTDFVEKFFAEMLSTGLKPNICTNVILLGGYFQNGLVEKALLLFHELERKKEYTDIELYGIVIDGLCRNGKVDKARAIFEKLSLIGWSPNVITYNMIINGFCLEGLLDEAKDMLKKMEDNGCSPDNATYNIIVRGFLKFRRTSEMATLLKEMTGRGFSFDAATAKLLIHLIAEDPSLLNMIPQFHSLNNNNKPSEFSQVGMIPQFHSGSKK from the coding sequence ATGTTAGATGCCGCAGTTAGCCTTTTTGAAGAGATTTGTAACAAAAAGGCATTCCTCTGGACATATAATTCGTTGATTGATGGTCTCTGTAAGTTTGGTAAGTGGGAAAAGGTTAGGCCTTTGTTCTTTGAAATGGTAAATCTTAATATTTATCCAAATGTGCGCACTTTGGCCATTGTAACAGATGGATTATgcaaagaagggaaagttgaagATGCCGATGAGGTAATGAGACACATGATTGAAAAAGGCTTAGAGCCTAATGTGGTCACCTACAATGTGATAATTGATGGATATTGCTTGCCCAGTCAAATGGATAGAGCAAGGAGACTTTTCGATTCCATGATAGATAAGATCATCGAGCCTACCATTATTAGctataacatattaattaatgGATACTGTAAGAAAAAGAAATTGGATGAAGCCATGCATTTGTTTCGTGTAATTTGTCGAAATGGACCGAAACCTAACATTGTTACATACAGTACTATCTTGCAAGGTCTATTTGAAGTTGGAAGAACTGACTTTGTTGAAAAATTCTTTGCTGAGATGCTATCTACAGGGCTCAAACCTAATATATGCACTAATGTCATTTTGCTTGGTGGTTATTTTCAGAATGGGCTTGTTGAGAAAGCTTTATTGCTTTTTCATGAGttggaaagaaagaaagaatatacTGATATTGAACTTTACGGTATTGTAATTGACGGATTATGTAGAAATGGTAAGGTCGACAAAGCTCGAGCTATTTTTGAGAAGCTTTCTTTAATTGGATGGTCTCCCAATGTGATAACTTACAATATGATAATAAATGGGTTTTGTCTAGAAGGGTTGTTAGATGAAGCTAAAGATATGCTTAAAAAAATGGAAGATAATGGTTGTTCTCCAGATAATGCCACGTACAATATTATTGTTCGAGGATTTCTCAAGTTTCGCAGAACTAGTGAAATGGCAACTCTTTTGAAGGAAATGACTGGAAGGGGCTTCTCATTTGATGCAGCTACAGCAAAGTTACTTATACACCTTATCGCCGAGGATCCTTCTTTGCTTAACATGATACCACAGTTTCACtcactcaacaacaacaacaaacccagtgaatTCTCACAAGTGGGGATGATACCACAGTTTCACTCGGGAAGTAAAAAGTGA